A part of Curtobacterium sp. MCLR17_036 genomic DNA contains:
- the rpsK gene encoding 30S ribosomal protein S11 produces MATPKTAARKPRRKEKKNVAVGQAHIKSTFNNTIVSITDPSGAVLSWASSGAVGFKGSRKSTPFAAQLAAESAARQAQEHGVKKVDVFVKGPGSGRETAIRSLQAAGLEVGSINDVTPQAHNGCRPPKRRRV; encoded by the coding sequence ATGGCTACCCCCAAGACTGCCGCGCGCAAGCCGCGCCGCAAGGAGAAGAAGAACGTCGCCGTGGGCCAGGCCCACATCAAGAGCACGTTCAACAACACGATCGTCAGCATCACCGACCCGTCGGGTGCCGTCCTCAGCTGGGCGTCCTCGGGTGCCGTCGGCTTCAAGGGTTCGCGCAAGTCGACGCCGTTCGCGGCGCAGCTCGCCGCCGAGTCCGCTGCGCGTCAGGCGCAGGAGCACGGCGTCAAGAAGGTCGACGTCTTCGTGAAGGGTCCGGGTTCGGGCCGCGAGACCGCGATCCGTTCGCTCCAGGCCGCAGGCCTCGAGGTCGGCTCGATCAACGACGTCACGCCGCAGGCGCACAACGGGTGCCGCCCGCCCAAGCGCCGTCGCGTCTGA
- the map gene encoding type I methionyl aminopeptidase — MRFRKPSIYKTPDELRAMVRPGLLTAQALDAVRAAIRPGVTTGELDAVAERTIRDGGGVPNFQLVPGYRHTLCVSVNDEVVHGIPGDRVLAVGDIVSVDAGAEVDGWNGDSAFTVVVPGGDAALSAARQQLADTTERALWHGIAALAHARNLHEVGTVIEETIDASGAWGIVEDYTGHGIGRSMHEDPPVYNHSVRGAGPAVKPGLVVAIEPMVTAGSIDSTTDDDDWTVRTADGSDAAHWEHSVAVHAGGIWVTTAADGGAAGLAPLGVTPVPIP; from the coding sequence GTGCGCTTCCGCAAGCCGTCGATCTACAAGACGCCCGACGAGCTCCGCGCCATGGTGCGGCCGGGGCTGCTGACGGCGCAGGCGCTCGACGCCGTGCGGGCAGCGATCCGCCCCGGCGTGACGACGGGTGAACTCGACGCCGTCGCCGAGCGGACGATCCGCGATGGCGGCGGGGTGCCTAACTTCCAGCTCGTCCCCGGCTACCGGCACACCCTGTGCGTCTCCGTCAATGACGAGGTCGTGCACGGGATCCCCGGCGACCGGGTCCTGGCCGTGGGTGACATCGTCTCCGTCGACGCCGGCGCCGAGGTGGACGGCTGGAACGGCGACAGCGCCTTCACCGTGGTCGTGCCCGGCGGCGACGCTGCGCTGTCCGCGGCCCGGCAGCAGCTCGCGGACACGACCGAGCGAGCGCTCTGGCACGGCATCGCGGCGCTCGCGCACGCGCGGAACCTGCACGAGGTCGGCACCGTCATCGAGGAGACGATCGACGCGTCCGGCGCGTGGGGCATCGTCGAGGACTACACCGGGCACGGCATCGGCCGCTCGATGCACGAGGACCCGCCCGTCTACAACCACAGCGTCCGTGGTGCGGGGCCGGCGGTCAAGCCCGGTCTCGTGGTCGCCATCGAGCCGATGGTCACCGCCGGCTCGATCGACAGCACGACGGACGACGACGACTGGACCGTCCGCACGGCGGACGGCTCGGACGCGGCGCACTGGGAGCACAGCGTCGCCGTGCACGCCGGTGGCATCTGGGTGACGACGGCCGCCGACGGCGGCGCAGCGGGTCTCGCCCCGCTCGGGGTCACGCCCGTCCCGATCCCGTAG
- a CDS encoding adenylate kinase produces MSARLIIVGPPGAGKGTQAGRIAESLGIPAISTGDIFRKNVADGTPLGVQAKALMDAGEYVPDSLTNELVKSRLAESDAEHGFLLDGYPRTVGQVEYLDALLAEQGTGIDAVVQLVADQDALVGRLLKRAADQGRSDDNEDTIRRRQQVYSEQTAPIVAAYGDRGLVVDVDGLGGIDEVGDRIQAALSSRGLTAAV; encoded by the coding sequence TTGAGCGCACGTCTCATCATCGTCGGACCTCCCGGAGCCGGGAAGGGCACCCAGGCCGGCCGCATCGCCGAATCGCTCGGGATCCCCGCGATCTCGACCGGCGACATCTTCCGCAAGAACGTCGCCGACGGCACGCCCCTCGGTGTGCAGGCGAAGGCGCTCATGGACGCGGGCGAGTACGTCCCCGACTCGCTCACGAACGAGCTCGTCAAGTCGCGTCTGGCCGAGTCGGACGCCGAGCACGGCTTCCTGCTCGACGGCTACCCCCGCACGGTCGGACAGGTCGAGTACCTCGACGCGCTGCTCGCCGAGCAGGGCACCGGGATCGACGCGGTCGTGCAGCTCGTCGCCGACCAGGACGCCCTCGTCGGCCGCCTGCTCAAGCGTGCCGCCGACCAGGGCCGCAGCGACGACAACGAGGACACCATCCGTCGTCGGCAGCAGGTCTACAGCGAGCAGACCGCGCCGATCGTGGCGGCCTACGGCGACCGCGGCCTCGTGGTCGACGTCGACGGGCTCGGCGGCATCGACGAGGTCGGCGACCGGATCCAGGCCGCCCTGTCGTCGCGCGGGCTGACCGCAGCCGTCTGA
- a CDS encoding BTAD domain-containing putative transcriptional regulator codes for MSEHPRVAVLGPVQLTGADGAPTTVPGALARSFTTALVLADGHSMSTEALIAVLWPDTRPKGARASLQTLVSRLRRSTADGLVVSTSTGYALACGPDDVDLTRAERVVARRADAEAVGHALGLWRGEPGADVEGELGDALADRAAAARRGLRRALASALVEDGRADEAADLWAAEAQANPFDEVAVAGSMRALAAAGRTAEAVAAFAAHRDRLVDELGADPSADLVRLNADLLRRSAPASGSVRRIGLRAAPNALIGREADLAAVTHLLSSARLVTVLGPGGLGKTRLAQAVAAELPSTCGVVVLELAPLVAAEDVVPALGALLGIAEFRTTRSLREPVAADLRTRVVRALADGPTVLVLDNCEHLLAGVAAFAADLLATVPELRILTTSRAPLAIAGEVVAPLAPLPVEDDGAAVRLFTDRARAARPGAVLPVDAVRRICTRLDGSPLAIELAAARIRGMSTDEIERRLDDRFALLRGGDRSAPERHRTLLAVIEWSWRLLDDGAQELLTRLALFPDGLSVDAVEAVAVPERRDDALDDLAELVEQSLVQLVEHDGEPVRYRLLETVREFGAARLAERGATASVRSAMIRWGRDFTAARPLFTTPGAPQRRWFHETGREADNLVVLLRWALRAGDRSAVAHLFAGLGGYWTLRGAHGEAVAVGPDVVSVLRRAAPADGDRTATVLSLVLAGASTAFSDQRTTVLAISALRRTTAAGPTGTPVLDAEVALLMTSGRPAAVAALLDRMRDDPDDAVACLGNTLSAPLAENDGDADRALSYARRAEALAATVDDAWALGSGGVTMTQLLAQRGRYAEALAAADVARRRLEVFGADDDLSEVAWSVGLCAAATGDVDRARAAAAELAAQPAPTRGFGDGGGQVTVLALAIEAECLRAVGDPAAAAAAYDRAWAVVLPERRATSNWMVMAGAARIATVDEAGAEPRGGGGPGLPADPPDHTVTARRLRVAALVMLRLRPWWLDLPVVATALLGLALVTARRGTLGEAARCWGLAHRLCSRQDFAVLAHARVRPLLVQALGAEAVADAETASAGWDRTEAVARGRELLEGLRFPVG; via the coding sequence GTGAGCGAGCACCCCCGCGTCGCCGTCCTCGGACCGGTCCAGCTGACCGGTGCCGACGGCGCGCCGACCACCGTCCCCGGCGCGCTCGCCCGGTCGTTCACGACGGCGCTGGTCCTGGCCGACGGGCACTCCATGAGCACCGAGGCGCTCATCGCGGTGCTCTGGCCCGACACCCGGCCGAAGGGTGCCAGGGCGTCCCTGCAGACGCTCGTCTCGCGTCTCCGACGCAGCACGGCCGACGGACTCGTCGTGTCGACGAGCACCGGCTACGCGCTCGCGTGCGGCCCGGACGACGTCGACCTGACCCGGGCCGAGCGTGTGGTGGCCCGGCGGGCCGACGCCGAGGCGGTCGGGCACGCCCTCGGCCTCTGGCGCGGCGAGCCGGGCGCCGACGTCGAGGGCGAGCTCGGCGACGCACTGGCCGACCGCGCCGCGGCCGCCCGGCGCGGGCTCCGGCGCGCGCTCGCCAGCGCCCTCGTCGAGGACGGTCGGGCGGACGAGGCCGCGGACCTCTGGGCGGCCGAGGCACAGGCCAACCCCTTCGACGAGGTGGCGGTGGCCGGGAGCATGCGCGCGCTGGCCGCGGCCGGCCGCACCGCCGAGGCCGTCGCCGCGTTCGCGGCGCACCGGGACCGCCTGGTCGACGAACTCGGCGCCGACCCGTCCGCCGACCTCGTCCGGCTGAACGCCGACCTGCTCCGCCGGTCCGCCCCGGCGTCCGGCAGCGTCCGCCGGATCGGCCTGCGTGCCGCGCCGAACGCGTTGATCGGCCGGGAGGCCGACCTCGCCGCCGTCACGCACCTGCTGTCCTCGGCACGGCTGGTCACCGTCCTCGGGCCGGGTGGGCTCGGCAAGACCCGCCTCGCGCAGGCCGTCGCCGCGGAGCTGCCGTCGACGTGCGGCGTCGTGGTGCTCGAACTCGCCCCGCTCGTCGCCGCCGAGGACGTCGTGCCCGCCCTCGGGGCGCTCCTCGGCATCGCCGAGTTCCGCACGACCCGGTCGCTGCGGGAGCCCGTCGCCGCGGACCTGCGGACCCGGGTCGTGCGGGCGCTCGCCGACGGGCCGACCGTCCTCGTGCTCGACAACTGCGAGCACCTGCTCGCCGGGGTCGCCGCGTTCGCGGCCGATCTGCTCGCGACCGTCCCCGAGCTGCGGATCCTCACGACCTCGCGGGCGCCGCTCGCGATCGCCGGCGAGGTCGTGGCGCCCCTCGCTCCGCTGCCCGTCGAGGACGACGGCGCCGCCGTGCGGCTCTTCACCGACCGGGCCAGGGCCGCGCGCCCGGGAGCGGTCCTGCCGGTCGACGCCGTCCGGCGGATCTGCACCCGGTTGGACGGGTCGCCGCTCGCCATCGAGCTCGCCGCCGCCCGCATCCGCGGCATGAGCACCGACGAGATCGAGCGCCGGCTCGACGACCGGTTCGCGCTGCTCCGCGGCGGTGACCGATCGGCGCCGGAGCGGCACCGCACCCTGCTCGCGGTCATCGAGTGGAGCTGGCGGCTGCTCGACGACGGCGCCCAGGAGCTGCTGACCCGACTCGCGCTCTTCCCCGACGGCCTGTCGGTGGACGCGGTCGAGGCCGTCGCCGTCCCCGAGCGGCGGGACGACGCGCTCGACGACCTCGCCGAGCTCGTCGAGCAGTCGCTCGTGCAGCTCGTCGAGCACGACGGGGAGCCCGTGCGGTACCGCCTGCTCGAGACCGTCCGCGAGTTCGGGGCGGCCCGGCTCGCCGAGCGCGGGGCGACGGCCTCGGTGCGTTCGGCCATGATCCGGTGGGGCCGCGACTTCACGGCCGCCCGCCCGCTCTTCACCACCCCGGGTGCGCCGCAGCGACGCTGGTTCCACGAGACCGGCCGCGAGGCCGACAACCTGGTCGTGCTGCTGCGCTGGGCGCTCCGCGCCGGGGACCGGTCGGCCGTCGCGCACCTGTTCGCCGGCCTCGGCGGCTACTGGACGCTGCGCGGTGCCCACGGCGAGGCCGTCGCGGTCGGTCCGGACGTCGTCTCGGTGCTGCGTCGAGCGGCGCCGGCGGACGGGGACCGCACCGCGACCGTCCTGTCGCTCGTGCTGGCGGGCGCGTCGACGGCGTTCAGCGACCAGCGGACGACGGTGCTCGCGATCTCGGCGTTGCGGCGCACCACCGCGGCGGGCCCGACCGGCACGCCGGTGCTCGACGCCGAGGTCGCGCTGCTCATGACCTCCGGACGCCCCGCGGCCGTCGCCGCCCTGCTCGACCGGATGCGTGACGACCCCGACGACGCCGTGGCCTGCCTGGGCAACACGCTCAGCGCACCACTGGCCGAGAACGACGGCGACGCCGACCGGGCGCTCTCCTACGCCCGCCGGGCCGAGGCGCTCGCGGCGACCGTCGACGACGCCTGGGCGCTCGGGTCCGGCGGGGTGACGATGACGCAGCTCCTGGCGCAGCGCGGCCGGTACGCCGAGGCGCTCGCCGCGGCCGACGTCGCCCGGCGGCGGCTCGAGGTGTTCGGTGCCGACGACGACCTGTCCGAGGTCGCCTGGTCCGTGGGGCTCTGCGCCGCGGCGACGGGCGACGTCGACCGCGCCAGGGCGGCAGCGGCCGAGCTCGCGGCGCAGCCGGCGCCCACCCGCGGCTTCGGTGACGGTGGCGGACAGGTGACGGTGCTCGCCCTGGCGATCGAGGCCGAGTGCCTGCGGGCCGTCGGGGACCCGGCCGCCGCCGCAGCGGCGTACGACCGGGCGTGGGCGGTCGTGCTGCCCGAGCGGCGGGCGACGTCGAACTGGATGGTGATGGCGGGGGCGGCCCGGATCGCGACGGTGGACGAGGCGGGGGCGGAGCCGCGAGGCGGAGGTGGTCCGGGCCTCCCGGCCGACCCGCCGGACCACACGGTGACCGCACGCCGCCTGCGGGTGGCGGCACTCGTCATGCTGCGGCTGCGGCCCTGGTGGCTCGACCTGCCGGTCGTCGCGACGGCGCTGCTCGGGCTGGCGCTCGTGACGGCTCGACGCGGCACGCTCGGGGAGGCCGCCCGGTGCTGGGGTCTGGCACACCGGCTGTGCTCGCGGCAGGACTTCGCGGTCCTCGCGCACGCGCGGGTCCGGCCGCTGCTGGTGCAGGCACTCGGCGCCGAGGCCGTGGCGGACGCCGAGACGGCCTCGGCCGGTTGGGACCGGACCGAGGCCGTCGCGCGGGGCCGGGAACTGCTCGAGGGGCTCCGCTTCCCCGTGGGCTGA
- a CDS encoding FUSC family protein, whose amino-acid sequence MQFEHVAGVGRRVWWWSRTSGTQPRLLHAAKAAGAAALAWFVALQVPGVASEYPYYAPLGAVVAMQTTVFAGLRSGVQTLIGIALGIVVAGFTMWIGDPGIIAVALAVGIGVLVGGFRVLGEGSTWVSTAALFVLLVGGAHAEGYSLGYLVQMAIGVVIGLVVNFTVFPPLHFWDAEHRIDEVNDVLAEHLDGLAHVVDGGDRDEAAWDRQQDRLDRAIADVRARVSIAHESRRINPRGALRGSRARLQRDGARFRALERVAWYTTDLTELVARSGPVSANLGRPDPAFTEPLAHALRQVACTIRGECPPEEGDRAIEGLEQALDASREDPSQVAVTSSALVALRGIVESERRATHDLELRTGPSGSGRSGHSGHSGD is encoded by the coding sequence ATGCAGTTCGAGCACGTGGCCGGTGTGGGCCGTCGGGTCTGGTGGTGGAGCCGGACCTCGGGGACCCAGCCGCGCCTGCTGCACGCCGCGAAGGCGGCCGGGGCGGCGGCGCTCGCCTGGTTCGTCGCCCTGCAGGTGCCGGGGGTGGCGTCGGAGTACCCGTACTACGCCCCGCTCGGTGCCGTGGTCGCGATGCAGACGACGGTGTTCGCCGGACTCCGCAGCGGCGTCCAGACGCTCATCGGGATCGCGCTCGGCATCGTCGTCGCCGGCTTCACGATGTGGATCGGCGACCCCGGCATCATCGCCGTCGCACTGGCCGTCGGCATCGGCGTGCTCGTCGGCGGGTTCCGGGTGCTCGGCGAGGGCAGCACCTGGGTGTCGACGGCGGCGCTGTTCGTGCTGCTCGTCGGTGGCGCGCACGCCGAGGGCTACTCGCTCGGCTACCTCGTGCAGATGGCGATCGGCGTCGTCATCGGTCTCGTCGTCAACTTCACCGTCTTCCCGCCGCTGCACTTCTGGGACGCCGAGCACCGCATCGACGAGGTCAACGACGTGCTCGCCGAGCACCTCGACGGCCTTGCCCACGTCGTGGACGGCGGCGACCGCGACGAGGCCGCCTGGGACCGCCAGCAGGACCGCCTCGATCGCGCCATCGCCGACGTCCGGGCACGGGTGTCCATCGCGCACGAGAGCCGCCGGATCAACCCGCGCGGTGCGCTCCGCGGTTCCCGCGCCCGCCTGCAGCGCGACGGCGCCCGGTTCCGCGCGCTCGAGCGGGTCGCCTGGTACACGACCGACCTCACCGAGCTCGTGGCCCGGTCCGGCCCGGTGTCGGCCAACCTCGGGCGCCCGGACCCGGCCTTCACCGAGCCGCTCGCCCACGCGCTCCGCCAGGTCGCCTGCACCATCCGTGGCGAGTGCCCGCCGGAGGAGGGCGACCGCGCGATCGAGGGCCTCGAGCAGGCGCTCGACGCCTCACGCGAGGACCCGTCGCAGGTGGCGGTCACGTCCTCGGCCCTGGTCGCGCTGCGCGGGATCGTCGAGTCGGAGCGTCGTGCCACGCACGACCTCGAGCTCCGCACCGGCCCGTCCGGCTCCGGGCGCTCGGGGCACTCCGGACACTCCGGGGACTGA
- the rpmJ gene encoding 50S ribosomal protein L36, protein MKVNPSVKPICEHCRVIRRKGRVMVICKSNPRHKQRQG, encoded by the coding sequence ATGAAGGTCAACCCCAGCGTCAAGCCCATCTGCGAACACTGCCGAGTGATCCGCCGCAAGGGCCGCGTCATGGTGATCTGCAAGAGCAACCCGCGTCACAAGCAGCGCCAGGGCTAG
- a CDS encoding LCP family protein produces the protein MPAVTRRPFARHGKQARRRAWTSAVTVVAAAAAVLLVSGTSLAAIAGAQLKAAPQTVQLSTDDQSTAKTADITAIKGGANILLIGSDTRVGQFDSDEDVEGARNDVTMLIHLSQDHQQLTAVSFPRDLMVPIPACTNPATGTTYPAASSAMFNTALGNGGVSCVVDTVENLTGLSIPYAGLITFDGVIEMSNALGGVDVCVAQPIDDTFTGLHLTAGSHKLEGTDALAFLRTRHGVGDGSDLARISSQQVFLSALLRKVTADGTLSNPLTLYKLAGAALSNMTLSDGLARTRTIVGLATALRGMSTANMLFVQYPVADDPTNAARVVVDEQTAHTLNVALQNDVRTSLGASSTGRAAQESPSSGGTASGTPSSDPSAGASTGGSSSAGTPSGASSTPATPSTPKRTATATPLPSSITGQSASERTCSVGN, from the coding sequence GTGCCCGCCGTCACCCGACGCCCCTTCGCCCGACACGGCAAGCAGGCCCGCCGTCGTGCGTGGACGTCCGCGGTCACCGTCGTCGCCGCGGCCGCCGCCGTGCTCCTCGTCAGCGGGACCAGCCTCGCCGCGATCGCCGGCGCGCAACTCAAGGCCGCGCCGCAGACCGTGCAGCTGAGCACCGACGACCAGAGCACCGCCAAGACCGCCGACATCACCGCGATCAAGGGCGGCGCGAACATCCTGCTCATCGGCAGCGACACCCGCGTCGGGCAGTTCGACTCCGATGAAGACGTCGAGGGCGCGCGCAACGACGTCACGATGCTCATCCACCTGTCGCAGGACCACCAGCAGCTCACCGCCGTCAGCTTCCCGCGCGACCTCATGGTCCCGATCCCGGCCTGCACGAACCCCGCGACCGGCACCACGTACCCCGCGGCGTCCTCGGCCATGTTCAACACCGCCCTCGGCAACGGCGGTGTCTCGTGCGTCGTGGACACCGTCGAGAACCTGACCGGCCTGAGCATCCCCTACGCCGGGCTCATCACCTTCGACGGCGTCATCGAGATGTCGAACGCCCTCGGCGGCGTCGACGTCTGCGTCGCCCAGCCCATCGACGACACCTTCACCGGGCTCCACCTCACCGCGGGCTCCCACAAGCTCGAGGGCACCGACGCGCTCGCCTTCCTCCGCACCCGGCACGGCGTCGGCGACGGCAGCGACCTCGCCCGGATCAGCTCGCAGCAGGTCTTCCTGTCGGCACTGCTCCGCAAGGTCACCGCCGACGGCACCCTGTCGAACCCGCTGACGCTCTACAAGCTCGCGGGCGCCGCCCTCTCGAACATGACCCTGTCCGACGGCCTCGCCCGGACCCGCACCATCGTCGGCCTCGCCACCGCCCTGCGCGGCATGAGCACGGCGAACATGCTGTTCGTGCAGTACCCCGTCGCCGACGACCCGACGAACGCGGCGCGGGTCGTCGTCGACGAGCAGACCGCCCACACGCTGAACGTCGCGCTGCAGAACGACGTCCGCACCTCGCTCGGCGCCTCGTCGACCGGCCGCGCCGCGCAGGAGTCGCCGTCCTCCGGCGGGACCGCGTCGGGCACGCCGTCGTCGGACCCCTCCGCCGGTGCGTCGACGGGCGGCTCCTCGTCGGCGGGCACCCCGTCCGGCGCGTCGAGCACCCCGGCGACGCCCTCCACGCCGAAGCGCACCGCGACCGCGACGCCGCTGCCCTCATCCATCACCGGGCAGAGCGCCTCCGAGCGGACCTGCTCCGTCGGCAACTGA
- the infA gene encoding translation initiation factor IF-1 codes for MAKKDGVIEIEGSVLEALPNAMFRVELTNGHKVLAHISGKMRQHYIRILPEDRVIVELSPYDLTRGRIVYRYK; via the coding sequence ATGGCCAAGAAAGACGGCGTCATCGAGATCGAAGGCTCGGTGCTCGAAGCTCTGCCCAACGCGATGTTCCGCGTTGAGCTGACGAACGGACACAAGGTCCTCGCGCACATCTCCGGGAAGATGCGCCAGCACTACATCCGCATCCTCCCCGAGGACCGCGTGATCGTGGAGCTGAGCCCGTACGACCTGACCCGCGGCCGGATCGTCTACCGCTACAAGTGA
- the rpsM gene encoding 30S ribosomal protein S13, with amino-acid sequence MARLAGVDIPREKRVEIALTYIYGVGRTRAVQALAETGISGDIRVKDLTDDQLVALRDFIEGNFKVEGDLRREVAADIRRKVEIGSYEGLRHRRGLPVRGQRTKTNARTRKGPKRTVAGKKKAR; translated from the coding sequence ATGGCACGTCTAGCAGGCGTCGACATCCCGCGCGAGAAGCGCGTGGAGATCGCACTCACGTACATCTACGGCGTCGGCCGTACCCGCGCGGTCCAGGCACTCGCCGAGACCGGTATCTCCGGTGACATCCGCGTCAAGGACCTGACCGACGACCAGCTCGTCGCCCTCCGTGACTTCATCGAGGGCAACTTCAAGGTGGAGGGTGACCTCCGCCGTGAGGTCGCAGCCGACATCCGCCGCAAGGTCGAGATCGGTAGCTACGAGGGTCTCCGCCACCGTCGTGGTCTCCCGGTGCGCGGTCAGCGCACCAAGACCAACGCGCGTACCCGCAAGGGACCGAAGCGCACCGTGGCAGGCAAGAAGAAGGCCCGATAG
- a CDS encoding DNA-directed RNA polymerase subunit alpha translates to MLIAQRPTLTEESISEHRSRFVIEPLEPGFGYTLGNSLRRTLLSSIPGAAVTSIRIDGVLHEFSTVPGVKEDVTEIILNIKSLVVSSEHDEPITAYLRKQGAGQVTAADISAPAGVEIHNPELVIATLNDTARFELELTIERGRGYVSATQNRSEFSEAGQIPIDSIYSPVLKVTYRVEATRAGERTDFDRLVVDVESKPAITPRDAIASAGRTLVELFGLARELNTAAEGIEIGPAPVDAVLSNELQTPIEDLDLSVRSYNCLKREGINTVSELVALSETQLMNIRNFGQKSVDEVKDKLTELGLSLKDTVPGFDGAHFYSGYDEDESNN, encoded by the coding sequence GTGCTCATTGCACAGCGCCCCACCCTGACCGAGGAGTCGATCTCCGAGCACCGCTCGCGCTTCGTCATCGAGCCGCTCGAGCCGGGCTTCGGTTACACCCTCGGCAACTCGCTGCGCCGCACGCTCCTCTCCTCGATCCCCGGCGCGGCTGTCACCAGCATCCGCATCGACGGCGTCCTCCACGAGTTCAGCACCGTTCCCGGTGTCAAGGAAGACGTCACCGAGATCATCCTCAACATCAAGAGCCTGGTCGTCTCCAGCGAGCACGACGAGCCGATCACCGCGTACCTGCGCAAGCAGGGTGCGGGTCAGGTCACCGCTGCGGACATCTCCGCACCGGCCGGCGTCGAGATCCACAACCCGGAACTCGTCATCGCGACCCTGAACGACACGGCGCGCTTCGAGCTCGAGCTCACGATCGAGCGCGGCCGCGGCTACGTCTCGGCCACGCAGAACCGTTCCGAGTTCTCCGAGGCCGGGCAGATCCCGATCGACTCGATCTACTCGCCCGTCCTCAAGGTCACCTACCGCGTCGAGGCGACGCGTGCCGGTGAGCGCACGGACTTCGACCGCCTGGTCGTCGACGTCGAGTCGAAGCCCGCGATCACGCCGCGCGACGCCATCGCGTCGGCCGGTCGCACGCTGGTCGAGCTGTTCGGGCTCGCCCGCGAGCTCAACACGGCGGCCGAGGGCATCGAGATCGGCCCCGCGCCGGTCGACGCGGTGCTCTCGAACGAGCTGCAGACCCCGATCGAGGACCTCGACCTGTCGGTCCGCAGCTACAACTGCCTGAAGCGGGAGGGCATCAACACGGTGTCCGAGCTCGTCGCCCTGTCGGAGACGCAGCTCATGAACATCCGCAACTTCGGTCAGAAGTCGGTGGACGAGGTCAAGGACAAGCTCACCGAGCTCGGCCTGTCCCTCAAGGACACCGTCCCCGGATTCGACGGCGCCCACTTCTACAGCGGGTACGACGAGGACGAGTCCAACAACTGA
- the rplQ gene encoding 50S ribosomal protein L17, whose product MPKPTKGPRLGGGPAHERLLLSNLANALFTHGRITTTETKAKRLRPVAERLITFAKRGDLHARRRVISILRDKSVVHTLFTEIAPQVEDRQGGYTRITKLGFRKGDNAPLASIELVLEPLTSSPAPVKRNAAPAAAAPVEETETTEEAPVDETETTEESAPVEAETETDAAAEVEADAASKSDDAAKADDAAKADDAK is encoded by the coding sequence ATGCCGAAGCCCACCAAGGGCCCCCGCCTCGGTGGCGGTCCCGCCCACGAGCGCCTGCTCCTGAGCAACCTCGCCAACGCCCTCTTCACGCACGGTCGCATCACGACCACCGAGACGAAGGCCAAGCGCCTGCGTCCCGTCGCCGAGCGTCTCATCACGTTCGCGAAGCGTGGCGACCTGCACGCGCGTCGTCGCGTGATCAGCATCCTGCGCGACAAGTCCGTCGTGCACACGCTGTTCACCGAGATCGCCCCGCAGGTCGAGGACCGTCAGGGCGGCTACACCCGCATCACGAAGCTCGGCTTCCGCAAGGGTGACAACGCGCCGCTCGCGTCGATCGAGCTCGTGCTCGAGCCGCTGACGAGCTCGCCCGCCCCGGTCAAGCGCAACGCGGCACCGGCCGCCGCCGCGCCGGTCGAGGAGACCGAGACCACCGAGGAGGCCCCGGTCGACGAGACCGAGACCACCGAGGAGTCCGCGCCGGTCGAGGCCGAGACCGAGACCGACGCTGCCGCCGAGGTCGAGGCGGACGCCGCCTCGAAGTCGGACGACGCCGCGAAGGCCGACGACGCCGCGAAGGCCGACGACGCCAAGTAG